Proteins encoded within one genomic window of Rhodobacteraceae bacterium LMO-JJ12:
- the yihA gene encoding ribosome biogenesis GTP-binding protein YihA/YsxC — protein sequence MKQLAFPLVDEPDDFTREKGRMLFAGGAEFLKGVVAMSGLPPADRIEICFAGRSNVGKSSLINALTNHRGLARASNTPGRTQEINFFELGSEHYLVDLPGYGYANAPLAKVEKWQRLLKQYLSGRQSLRRAFVLIDARHGVKPVDEEIMTLLDQSAVTFQCVMTKADKVKEVDRARVLDQVREKLAKHPAAFPEMVLTSSEKGDGIESLRAIIAGLV from the coding sequence ATGAAACAACTCGCCTTTCCCCTGGTCGATGAACCCGACGATTTCACCCGCGAAAAAGGGCGCATGCTGTTTGCCGGGGGCGCCGAATTCCTCAAGGGTGTGGTCGCGATGTCCGGCCTGCCCCCCGCCGACCGGATCGAGATCTGCTTCGCCGGGCGCTCAAATGTCGGCAAATCCAGCCTGATCAATGCTCTGACCAATCACCGCGGCCTTGCGCGCGCTTCCAACACGCCAGGCCGCACGCAAGAGATCAACTTCTTTGAGCTTGGCAGCGAACACTACCTCGTCGACCTGCCCGGCTATGGCTATGCAAACGCGCCGCTGGCCAAGGTAGAGAAGTGGCAACGCCTGCTGAAACAATATCTTTCAGGGCGCCAATCCCTGCGTCGCGCCTTTGTGCTGATTGATGCGCGCCATGGCGTCAAACCGGTCGATGAAGAGATCATGACCCTGCTGGATCAGTCCGCCGTGACCTTTCAATGCGTCATGACCAAGGCCGACAAGGTCAAGGAAGTAGACCGCGCCCGCGTCCTCGATCAAGTGCGCGAAAAGCTGGCCAAACACCCCGCCGCCTTCCCCGAGATGGTGCTGACCTCCTCCGAAAAAGGTGACGGCATAGAATCCCTGCGCGCCATCATCGCCGGCTTGGTCTGA
- a CDS encoding SDR family oxidoreductase codes for MTKKTMLLTGASRGIGHATVRRFNREGWRVITCSRHPFPDACPWGGGQENHVQIDLGDPKSAIKGVEAIRERLNGRLDALVNNAGISPKGPAGERLSTLTTDLADWGKVFHVNFFASVVLARGLRAELTEAKGAVVNVTSIAGNEVHPFAGAAYATSKAALKALTREMAYDFGPLGVRVNAIAPGEIETAILSPGTQKLVEQIPLRRLGQPEEVAATIFFLCSDASSYISGTEIEINGGQHV; via the coding sequence ATGACCAAGAAAACCATGCTTTTGACCGGGGCGAGCCGCGGGATCGGCCATGCAACGGTGCGCCGTTTCAACCGCGAAGGCTGGCGGGTGATTACCTGTTCACGCCATCCGTTTCCTGATGCATGCCCATGGGGGGGTGGGCAGGAAAACCACGTGCAGATTGACCTGGGCGACCCCAAGAGCGCCATCAAGGGGGTCGAAGCGATCCGTGAGCGGCTGAACGGGCGGCTCGATGCGCTGGTCAACAATGCGGGGATATCGCCGAAAGGCCCGGCGGGCGAGCGGCTATCGACGCTGACCACTGATCTGGCGGATTGGGGCAAGGTGTTTCACGTCAATTTCTTTGCCTCGGTGGTGCTGGCGCGCGGGCTGAGGGCGGAACTGACCGAGGCGAAGGGCGCGGTGGTCAATGTAACCTCTATCGCGGGCAATGAGGTGCATCCGTTTGCCGGGGCGGCCTATGCCACGTCAAAAGCCGCGCTGAAGGCGCTGACGCGTGAAATGGCCTATGATTTCGGGCCGCTTGGCGTGCGGGTGAACGCGATTGCGCCGGGCGAGATCGAGACCGCAATTCTGTCGCCCGGAACGCAGAAGCTGGTCGAGCAGATTCCGCTGCGCCGCCTCGGTCAACCCGAGGAAGTGGCGGCGACGATCTTTTTCCTTTGTTCAGACGCCAGTTCATATATTTCCGGCACCGAGATCGAGATCAATGGCGGGCAACATGTCTGA
- a CDS encoding MOSC domain-containing protein — protein sequence MIPHLVQIWRHPVKSHGRERVDMVTLEAGRAMPCDRVWAVTHERSKFDYENPTWATTGQFSRGVSAPRLQQIEVVSDAACEAFTFSHPDLAPITIDPENENDAKSFIAWITPITEGAKFKPARLVRAPDRAMTDTDFPSISLINLASHRALQERLGRDLSPLRWRGNLLIDGLAPWAEFDLVGKTLQLGEVELEVVEPITRCRMTEANPETGIRDAETLATLRASYGHQDCGVYLRVISGGVVNEGDTLEVRT from the coding sequence ATGATCCCGCATCTGGTCCAGATCTGGCGCCACCCGGTCAAATCCCATGGCCGCGAGCGGGTGGACATGGTGACGCTGGAAGCGGGCCGTGCCATGCCGTGCGACAGGGTCTGGGCCGTGACCCACGAGCGCTCGAAATTTGACTACGAAAACCCCACCTGGGCAACGACAGGTCAGTTTTCGCGTGGCGTCTCGGCCCCCCGGCTGCAACAGATCGAAGTCGTGAGCGACGCGGCGTGCGAGGCCTTCACCTTTTCTCACCCCGATCTCGCGCCGATCACCATCGACCCCGAAAACGAAAACGACGCCAAGAGTTTCATCGCATGGATCACCCCGATCACTGAGGGTGCCAAGTTCAAACCCGCGCGTTTGGTGCGCGCCCCCGACCGGGCGATGACCGATACCGATTTCCCCTCCATCTCGCTGATCAACCTCGCCTCGCACCGTGCCTTGCAAGAGCGTCTCGGGCGCGACCTTTCGCCGCTCAGATGGCGCGGTAATCTTCTGATCGACGGGCTCGCGCCATGGGCCGAATTCGATCTTGTCGGCAAGACCCTGCAACTCGGCGAAGTCGAACTCGAAGTGGTCGAGCCGATCACCCGCTGCCGCATGACCGAAGCCAATCCCGAGACCGGCATCCGCGACGCCGAGACACTCGCCACCCTGCGGGCAAGCTACGGCCATCAGGATTGCGGCGTCTATCTGCGCGTCATCTCGGGCGGCGTGGTAAACGAGGGCGACACACTTGAGGTGCGCACATGA
- the argB gene encoding acetylglutamate kinase has translation MRHQSMNRDWIATARTLSEALPFLQRYSGAIVVIKLGGHAMGSDEGMDQFARDVVLMRQVGVNPVIVHGGGPMINDMLARLDIKSEFVNGKRVTDEATMEVVEMVLSGRVNKRIVQAIGAQGGKAVGLSGKDAGLITCTPTDPKLGLVGTPSRVDPRILQTLFDADTIPVIAPLGVGANGETFNINGDTAAGAIATALKADRLLLLTDVDGVKDKSGNLLTDLESAQIRGLIEDGTIGGGMIPKTETALEAIEGGVRAVVILDGRAPHAVLLELFTEHGAGSLIRAKL, from the coding sequence ATGAGACATCAGAGCATGAACCGAGACTGGATCGCCACCGCCCGGACCCTGTCCGAAGCCCTTCCTTTCCTTCAGCGCTATTCCGGCGCCATTGTCGTCATCAAGCTTGGTGGTCACGCCATGGGCTCGGATGAGGGCATGGATCAGTTCGCCCGCGACGTGGTGCTGATGCGTCAGGTCGGCGTCAACCCGGTTATTGTCCATGGCGGCGGCCCGATGATCAACGACATGTTGGCCCGGCTTGATATCAAATCCGAATTCGTCAACGGCAAACGCGTCACCGACGAAGCCACGATGGAAGTGGTGGAAATGGTGCTGTCTGGTCGCGTCAACAAACGCATCGTGCAAGCCATCGGCGCACAGGGTGGCAAGGCCGTCGGCCTGTCGGGCAAGGATGCCGGTCTGATCACCTGTACCCCGACCGATCCGAAACTCGGCCTCGTTGGCACACCTTCGCGCGTCGACCCCAGGATCCTGCAAACGCTTTTTGACGCCGATACGATCCCGGTTATCGCGCCCTTGGGTGTCGGCGCGAATGGCGAGACCTTCAATATCAACGGCGACACCGCCGCTGGAGCCATCGCCACCGCACTCAAGGCCGACCGGCTGTTGCTGCTGACAGATGTCGACGGAGTAAAGGACAAATCGGGCAACCTGCTGACCGATCTGGAATCCGCCCAGATCCGCGGCCTGATCGAGGATGGCACCATCGGCGGCGGCATGATCCCGAAGACCGAAACCGCGCTGGAAGCCATCGAGGGCGGGGTGCGTGCCGTAGTCATCCTCGATGGTCGCGCGCCCCATGCCGTGCTGCTCGAACTCTTCACCGAACACGGTGCGGGTTCTCTGATCCGCGCCAAGCTCTGA